One genomic segment of Impatiens glandulifera chromosome 6, dImpGla2.1, whole genome shotgun sequence includes these proteins:
- the LOC124942324 gene encoding homogentisate phytyltransferase 1, chloroplastic has product MESLFLVHSARPFSSPSLPLSSDFSRTPSISGCRTLKIRQKSSDDLLPQKQLLISHVARVYGTSLASRKHDNKYLARAAAEQPFESDPEIYHPNAPRKSLHDALDAFYRFSRPHTVIGTALSIVSVSLLAAEKLSDISQLAFFTGVTEAIVAALFMNIYIVGLNQLSDIEIDKVNKPYLPLASGEYSVRSGVIIVSSFALMSFLLGGVVGSWPLFGALFISFILGTAYSVDLPFLRWKRFAVVAAMCILAVRAVIVQMAFYLHIQTFVFQRPAVFSRPLIFATAFMSFFSVVIALFKDIPDIQGDKIFGIRSFSVRLGQERVFWICITLLEMAYGVAILVGASSSCLWSKYITVLGHIILGTLLWIRARSIDFNDKNSITSFYMFIWKLFYAEYLLIPLVR; this is encoded by the exons TATCAGGATGCAGAACTTTGAAAATCAGGCAAAAATCCTCGGATGATTTGTTACCACAAAAGCAACTTCTAATAAGCCATGTTGCAAGAGTTTATGGAACATCTCTAGCCTCTCGGAAACATGATAATAAATATCTGGCAAGGGCAGCAGCTGAACAGCCTTTTGAATCTGATCCTGAGATTTATCATCCCAATGCCCCAAGGAAATCTCTACATGATGCTCTAGATGCTTTCTACAGGTTTTCAAGGCCTCATACAGTTATAGGAACA GCACTGAGCATAGTCTCGGTCTCTCTCCTTGCTGCGGAGAAGCTGTCAGATATTTCTCAATTAGCATTTTTCACTGGGGTGACTGAG GCCATTGTTGCTGCcctttttatgaatatttacaTTGTTGGTTTGAATCAGTTGTCTGATATAGAAATAGACAAG GTTAACAAACCATATCTTCCATTGGCATCGGGTGAATATTCCGTCAGAAGTGGtgttattattgtttcatcCTTTGCTCTTATG AGTTTCTTGCTTGGAGGGGTTGTTGGTTCATGGCCACTATTTGGGGCTCTTTTCATCAGCTTCATACTTGGAACTGCCTATTCAGTTGAT TTGCCATTTCTGAGATGGAAGAGATTTGCTGTTGTTGCAGCAATGTGCATCCTTGCTGTACGTGCAGTGATCGTTCAAATGGCATTTTACCTGCACATTCAG ACATTTGTTTTTCAAAGACCAGCAGTATTTTCAAGGCCTCTGATATTTGCTACAGCATTCATGAGTTTCTTCTCCGTTGTTATAGCATTATTCAAG GATATACCTGATATTCAAGGAGACAAGATATTTGGCATTCGATCCTTCAGTGTCAGATTGGGTCAAGAACGG GTTTTCTGGATTTGTATCACATTGCTTGAAATGGCTTATGGTGTTGCCATCTTAGTTGGAGCATCCTCTTCCTGCCTTTGGAGCAAATACATCACA GTATTGGGTCATATAATCTTGGGTACACTGCTCTGGATTCGTGCGAGATCTATTGACTTCAATGACAAAAATTCAATAACATCCTTTTATATGTTCATATGGAAG CTCTTTTATGCGGAATACTTGCTAATACCTCTGGTTCGGTGA
- the LOC124941388 gene encoding putative inactive cadmium/zinc-transporting ATPase HMA3, whose protein sequence is MVKNGTGSDELREIIKKEIDGDQNKKKFTKSYFDVVGLCCTSEVPLVEKILMSLDGIKDFSIIVPSKTLIVIHDDLVLSQLQIVKALNHARLEANVRTYGESNHKKKWPSVYAMLSGVLLLLSFLKYVYSPLQWLAIGSVAVGIGPILLRSLTAIRNLTLDTNILVLIAVAGSIALKDYWEAASIVFLFSIAQWLEARASHKASATMTSLMNVVPRRAVLAETGEEVDANKVEVGTIVAVKAGTNIPIDGTVVEGKCEVDEKTLTGESFPVTKEIDSIVWAGTINLTGYISVKTTSLSEDSVVARMAKLVEEAQNSKSQTQRFIDKCAKYYTPAIVLLSAGLAVIPAALNVHNKTEWFHLALVVLVSACPCALILSTPVATFCALSKAATSGLLIKGGEYIEKLSKIKVVAFDKTGTITRGEFEVKNFQSLHDYFPINTLLYWVSCIESKSSHPMAAALVDYGRTHSVEPKPELVEGFQDFPGEGVFGKIEGNEIYIGNRKISIRAGCSSVPDMDPELMEGKTVGYIFIGETAVGIFSLSDTCRTGAYEAILELKSMGIKSVMLTGDNNGAANQIQTQLKGALDAIHAELLPQDKANIIKKLQTEAPTAMVGDGINDALALAEADIGISMGISGSALASETGQVILMSNDIRKIPEAVKLARKAYRKVIENVIISISTKGAILALAIAGHPLVWAAVLTDVGTCLLVIFNSMLLLRGGHKPKHAHKHKKSHCGSTASHGHNHNEQKRNCCSKPEPAHSSLVGHNHEEKHNCCSKPEPTHSSLVVDNHHHHEKNNCCSKPKPTHSSLDVHHHHEEKHNCCPKPEPSHSILVVDNHHHHEKNNCCSKPKPTHSSLDVHHHHEEKHNCCPKPEPSHSILVVDNHHHHEKNNCCSKPKPTHSSLDVHHHHEEKNNCCPKPEPAHSSLVVDNHPHHGKNNCCSKPKPTHSSLDVHHHHEEKHNCCPKPEPVHSSLVDNHNWDITGIDEEAPEHNEHKCCTQEHHMIDPHVDISRPDEGPCCGSLEIKRTSGCCESFRKECCGKKGNMGLSLSEIVIE, encoded by the exons ATGGTGAAGAACGGTACTGGGTCAGATGAATTAAGAGAGATTATTAAGAAGGAAATCGATGGTGATCAGAACAAGAAGAAGTTTACAAAAAGCTATTTTGATGTGGTCGGATTGTGTTGTACATCGGAGGTACCATTGGTGGAAAAAATTCTTATGTCGCTTGATGGGATTAAGGATTTCTCCATTATCGTACCTTCCAAAACACTCATTGTCATTCATGATGATCTTGTTCTATCTCAACTCCAGATTG TGAAGGCATTGAATCATGCGAGGCTTGAAGCGAATGTTAGAACATATGGAGAGTCGAATCACAAGAAAAAATGGCCAAGTGTATATGCTATGTTAAGTGGGGTACTTTTATTGCTTTCATTCCTCAAGTATGTTTACAGCCCATTACAATGGCTAGCCATAGGATCTGTTGCTGTTGGAATTGGTCCTATTCTTCTCAGATCTTTAACCGCAATACGGAATCTCACGCTTGATACCAACATTCTAGTCTTAATAGCAG TTGCGGGTTCAATTGCTTTGAAGGATTATTGGGAAGCTGCCTCAATTGTGTTCCTATTCTCAATAGCACAATGGCTGGAAGCAAGAGCAAGTCACAAG GCAAGTGCAACCATGACTTCCCTGATGAATGTAGTTCCCAGAAGAGCTGTATTAGCTGAAACAGGGGAAGAGGTTGATGCTAATAAAGTGGAAGTTGGCACCATTGTAGCAGTTAAGGCTGGTACTAATATACCAATAGACGGAACTGTAGTTGAAGGAAAATGTGAGGTAGATGAGAAGACTTTAACAGGGGAATCATTCCCGGTGACTAAAGAAATTGATTCAATTGTTTGGGCTGGCACAATCAATCTCACTG GTTATATCAGTGTGAAAACAACTTCTCTATCCGAAGATAGTGTCGTGGCCAGGATGGCAAAGCTTGTGGAAGAGGCTCAAAATAGTAAAAGCCAAACTCAGAGATTTATAGACAAATGTGCTAAGTATTACACACCAG CCATAGTGTTGTTATCTGCCGGTTTGGCTGTGATTCCTGCTGCATTAAATGTCCACAACAAAACAGAGTGGTTTCACTTGGCATTGGTAGTATTGGTAAGTGCCTGCCCATGTGCTCTTATACTATCTACCCCTGTAGCCACTTTCTGTGCCCTTTCAAAGGCTGCAACCTCCGGACTTTTAATCAAAGGAGGAGAATACATTGAAAAACTCTCTAAGATTAAGGTGGTTGCCTTTGACAAGACTGGGACAATAACTAGAGGCGAATTTGAAGTAAAAAACTTTCAATCACTCCATGATTATTTCCCCATCAACACACTTCTTTACTG GGTTTCATGCATAGAGAGCAAGTCCAGTCATCCAATGGCAGCTGCTCTTGTGGATTATGGACGAACCCATTCAGTTGAGCCGAAGCCTGAATTAGTGGAAGGTTTCCAAGACTTTCCTGGTGAAggggtttttggaaaaatagAAGGGAATGAAATCTATATCGGGAATCGTAAGATTTCTATAAGAGCTGGGTGTTCATCAG TTCCTGACATGGATCCTGAGCTGATGGAAGGGAAGACTGTGGGATACATATTCATTGGAGAAACAGCAGTAGGAATTTTCAGTCTCTCTGATACTTGTCGAACTGGGGCGTATGAAGCCATCCTTGAATTGAAATCTATGGGCATCAAATCTGTCATGCTTACTGGTGATAACAATGGTGCAGCTAACCAGATACAAACTCAG TTAAAAGGTGCTCTTGATGCAATACATGCAGAACTCTTACCCCAAGACAAGgcaaatataataaagaaactCCAAACCGAAGCCCCGACAGCAATGGTGGGTGATGGCATAAACGATGCCTTGGCATTAGCTGAGGCTGACATCGGAATCTCAATGGGTATTTCCGGTTCAGCTCTAGCATCAGAAACAGGGCAAGTAATTCTCATGTCAAATGATATAAGAAAGATACCAGAAGCCGTTAAGCTAGCTAGGAAAGCCTATAGGAAAGTAATTGAAAACGTAATCATATCAATCTCCACTAAAGGTGCCATTCTAGCCTTAGCCATTGCCGGTCACCCACTTGTCTGGGCAGCTGTTCTAACTGATGTTGGTACATGCCTACTTGTCATATTCAATAGCATGCTTCTTCTTAGAGGAGGACATAAACCTAAACATGCTCATAAACATAAGAAATCCCATTGTGGCTCGACAGCTAGCCACGGTCACAACCACAATGAACAAAAGCGCAACTGCTGCTCGAAACCCGAACCTGCCCATTCTAGCTTAGTTGGGCAtaaccatgaagaaaagcacaACTGCTGCTCGAAACCAGAACCTACCCATTCTAGCTTAGTTGTGGATAACCATCACCACCATGAAAAAAACAACTGCTGCTCGAAACCCAAACCTACTCATTCTAGCTTAGATGTGCATCaccaccatgaagaaaagcacaACTGCTGCCCAAAACCAGAACCTTCCCATTCTATCTTAGTTGTGGATAACCATCACCACCATGAAAAAAACAACTGCTGCTCGAAACCCAAGCCTACTCATTCTAGCTTAGATGTGCATCaccaccatgaagaaaagcacaACTGCTGCCCAAAACCAGAACCTTCCCATTCTATCTTAGTTGTGGATAACCATCACCACCATGAAAAAAACAACTGCTGCTCGAAACCCAAACCTACTCATTCTAGCTTAGATGTGCATCACCACCATGAAGAAAAGAACAACTGCTGCCCGAAACCCGAACCTGCCCATTCTAGCTTAGTTGTGGATAACCATCCCCACCATGGAAAAAACAACTGCTGCTCGAAACCCAAACCTACTCATTCAAGCTTGGATGTACATCaccaccatgaagaaaagcacaACTGCTGCCCGAAACCCGAACCTGTCCATTCAAGCCTAGTTGACAACCACAATTGGGACATAACAGGGATTGATGAGGAGGCACCAGAACATAATGAGCACAaatgttgcactcaagaacatcATATGATAGATCCTCATGTTGACATTTCTAGGCCGGATGAGGGACCTTGTTGTGGGAGCTTGGAGATAAAGAGGACAAGTGGATGTTGCGAGAGCTTTCGGAAGGAATGTTGTGGGAAGAAAGGGAATATGGGGTTAAGTTTATCGGAGATAGTTATTGAGTAG